The stretch of DNA aacCGAAACAAAGAAGTATTAGCACTTAAGTTGTGTCCTTTAGTTGTTTTTTATATAAACAAGAATTCATACTTATGAAAAATACCCaagttattttaaattttttcttgattTACAATTGGATGCATACAAGTATACTAGCCATTTTCACAAGAACatctaatgaaaaagaaaaaaataactaattaatctaaacaattaattttttaataagtcactatatacatattatattacaaaaattaTTGATAATTCATCTATACTATAATGAAAATTATATATCTAATTAATACATACTATTTTGTTAAATTAATGCAAAAGAAATACCTGAAAAACGACCAACGGATATGCTGCCGAACCACCACCGGAGGGGAGACGAGCCGCCAGATTCCTGCACCAAAAATGAGCTAAACAACTTGCGAACAAACAATTTGTGGGgtgggggaggggaggggaggggaggggggtgGAGAGGCTGAGGtggagggagagggagagggagagtgAAGAAATCATACCTTATATGGTTAGATTAGAGGGGAGGAGGGGAAAAAAAAAActagagaagaaagaagaaagaagaaagaagaaaaagcgGGCTAGGGCTATAATTAAAATTAGATTTGCGACAGATTCGGTcgcaaatttgaaatttcaaatttcaaattgcgACTGTTTCGGTCGCaaatttgaaattttaattttcaaattgCGACCGATTCGGTTGCAAATCTCGTTGACCAGTCAGACCTCTTTTTCATTGTAGATTCAGATCAAATCGGtccaaatatttttaaaaaaattaattttaatttttgcgACTGATTTAGTCGCaaaccataaaaaatatttttgcggTATTTTCTGTGTAATTGAGCGACCGAATGAGTCGCAATTTTGAGccaattcttttttaaaaaattaaaatatatttttaataaagttTCCGACCGAATCAGTCGATAATTGCGACCGATTTAATTCAGTCGCAAATTTACTGTTTTTTAGTAGTGGGATACTCGTAAAAACTTTTATGTGGTATCTGGATTATATTGGAAAACATATGCAATTTGTAATATTGTTAACGTTTACTATTTCTAAAAATCGACCTATCTCACCCAAATACATAAATTTATTTCCAAAGGAAAAGAATATGCTAACATTGAGTTTCTTCTCGGAATAAAGCACTAGGTGAGAAGGTATTGTACAGACtagaagaaggaaaccagatccATTCTTGCTTGTTCGTTGATTGTTTAAGAACAATTAATGTTTAGTATAAAGAATAACAACATTAAGTTATACAGGatttaatatattattttatgcaGGATAAAGTATGAAGTACTAATTTATGGATATCGATATAAGTTATGGACGTATTAAGTTTTaccgaaaaataaatatttaattatattattataatGCAAATATTAGTAATGCAGATTTTTTGTGTAAATTATCTGTTTTTGTATGTGAAACCAAACGAGACAAAATTTAAATAAACtcaaaagaaagggaaaaagttGTAAGAAATTAATCTTGGGTCACGTGAGCTGCATGCGGGGTgagattttagaaaaataaagGCAAAGTGCGTGGGAGTGGGAAAgatagagaaaaagaaaagaaaagaggagAGACTGGTCCTATCAGCTATCAGGTGGGGTACTTGTACCCTTCTTCTGGTTCGTTTCAAAGATTCCTACTCTCTTTTGGTCTCTCCTATCTCCTTTTTTCTCTCTTCTTCCCAACcaaattactactactattaccaTACtacttcttcttctcttttttttttaaatatttatttatccCTAAAACCTACCATCATAAAACTCATTCACCAAATCaaatttgtttttttgtttttgtttttgagtAGGCATAGAACCATATTAATTATTTGTTTGTTTGGGGATTTTTATTGAATTAAACAAGAATGACAGGTCCAAATATGGCTACCATCACAGCTTCGCTAGAGAGATCTCTACAAAATTGTTCATTGAACAACAACTTGAGTGGGGTCATCCCTGCCGATGGATTTTCTGATTCATCGGAAAATCATGTTTTGAATAACAACCCTTCTGATGATGCTACCTTAGACCTTAATTCTGAGATTTCTTTGCCTTACCATTGGGAACAATGTTTGGATTTGAAGGTACCTACTATTTACATTCCGCCCACCCTACAAATTTTGATGTGTTTTTATTTTTGCATATCACAATCATTTGTTTCTGTCTTTTTCTTGACATTTATTGCTCTCCTAACCTTAAAGACCAGATCTTGGATTTCATTATACTCATTATTAGCACACCACTTCACTTTAACTTGTTATATTCATTCATGTTCTTTCTTGTGTTCGGTCAGTTTGTCATTTTGGGTCTGCTTCATTTATTTCCTTTCTATTCTAGCTAATTCCTTCACAGACAAACAGTCAACAAAAAGAATGATGTTATTAATTACAATCCCCTCATTTTTAAAAGGTGATTTTTTCCATTTCCTTCTCAAGTCCTTATAAAAGCAAAAGGTGAACTTTTCTTGCTTCTCATTGTCTTTTCCCGTCTAGTGTTTGGTATTTGCATTGAGCTTCGGGTAATTTGGATTCCTGATGTGTAAGGTCCGTTGGTAATACATTTTCTACCAATATTTTTCCATTCTCAAAACTGGAAGTCTAGACTTTTAATTAAGGATGAAAAAATGTTATCTATTCATCTTTTCCAATGTTACTACTACCGTTTTATGGTGTCCTTTATTCATTATTTTGTTCTGTGGCATACTTGAAACATATATGTTATTTTCTTTAACCATGTAAAGCGAAATTTGACAGATCGGTGCAGTTTACTTTTCTTCTGCATTTTTTCATTAACTTCTGAATTATGGGTGGATTTCTTGAATATGTGGGTTGTGGTACAGACAGGGGAAATTTATTATATAAACTGGAGGACAGGGATGAAAGTGAAAGAAGATCCAAGAACAAATGGTGATGAAGTGTACGGTGGTGATTTATactcagaagaagaagaagaagaagaaagcttgTATGATAGTGATGAAGGATCTTCCACAGAAGAGTCATCATTTTTATCTTCAAGAGAACCCCAAATTAGCCATAATATTGGCAACAACAGTGGCAAAAGTGGAGCAGCAGTATTAGTGGTGGGTGGTTGCAAAAGCTGTTTGATGTATTTCATGGTGCCTAAAGAAGTTGATGATTGTCCCAAATGTTGTGGTCAACTTCTCCACTTTGATCGATCCGAATATGGCTCCCCTTaaaaaaacgaaaaagaaaaaaCCAAGAACATGAAATATTGATTTGTTTTGTCTTTtccacttttttttttcttaatagaAGTTTGTTTTGGTCGTATAATATAAAACTACTATGTAGTAGTTACTTGTTAATGTGCTTTTTCCTAAGGAAAGACAAAACGAcccattatttttaaaaaatatttatcgtGTAATCCATTTTCTTTTCTATGTGCTACTAGTTATGGTTTATGTGATCTATGGAAAATGCAGGGATGATCTTTCATAAAGTGCCAGCTTCGAGGTCAACTATATACAGGAAAGATTGATAATGGTAAATGATTGCGACGTGTTTGCTTCTTTTTAGTTTAATAAATTTTGTTCTTTTTCGGGCAATATATTTGGATCCACTTTTTGTAGACATGCTTTAATGCTAGCATCCTTTAaagtttttgaattatttttcctAAGCATTTAATTAAATTTGTTTGTGTTTCATTTCTTAATACTGGAAAACCAAAAACagaattaaaaagaagaaaaagtagtCATGCCTCAATGTTCGAAATACCTAGTCGTGCCCTCAACTATTTGATCTTCAATAACCagctatttgatgttattttagtagtaatattttgttTTCATGATTAAATAAGGTTCCATTATTTTGTGCCAAAGTCAAATAGTTTTGGACATTATATATAATGGTCAGCAAAGCAACATCATGTTTCATCATTTTACGTCTGACTTAAATGCTTCTTGttatttagaagaaaaaaaagtatAGACATGAATGATGTTTGTTAGTGGACTAGGAAGAAGATGTGTCACTCTTAGTATAAAAAGATTTCATAACAGTGTTCTTCCTCTTCtatttttatttaagacatagtaACTTGGCCTCTCATAGTCTCATTGGGTTTttgttttgttcttttcttttggtTGATATGACTTTGAGAAAAAGCAAAGAAAGATTCCAACTGGTTGAAATATATATGTCTATGGGTAGGAGCCTTGATGTGAAGGTTGATTAAATTCTGGGTGCTTGGTAAAGGTATTTAGCAAATGTTAAAAGCGCTTTAATCAAACAATAATGAGTAAATAAGAATGAGATTAAAGTTGTCATCAAATAGATTCAACACTTTATGTAGGATTATCCCATCGACG from Nicotiana tomentosiformis chromosome 11, ASM39032v3, whole genome shotgun sequence encodes:
- the LOC104091167 gene encoding protein CURLY FLAG LEAF 1, with product MTGPNMATITASLERSLQNCSLNNNLSGVIPADGFSDSSENHVLNNNPSDDATLDLNSEISLPYHWEQCLDLKTGEIYYINWRTGMKVKEDPRTNGDEVYGGDLYSEEEEEEESLYDSDEGSSTEESSFLSSREPQISHNIGNNSGKSGAAVLVVGGCKSCLMYFMVPKEVDDCPKCCGQLLHFDRSEYGSP